The following proteins are co-located in the Cognatiyoonia koreensis genome:
- a CDS encoding metal-sensitive transcriptional regulator gives MKANKQKTLDRLSRLEGQVRGVKGMVEADRYCMDILAQTAAIRSAILGVEKLILENHAEHCVETAIQSGDPEEQRAKFGELIGLLQKASK, from the coding sequence ATGAAGGCGAACAAGCAAAAGACATTGGACCGGCTGTCGCGGCTGGAAGGTCAGGTGCGCGGCGTCAAGGGCATGGTCGAGGCCGACCGCTATTGCATGGACATTCTGGCGCAAACAGCAGCAATACGATCCGCCATTCTGGGTGTTGAAAAGCTGATCCTTGAAAACCACGCGGAACACTGTGTCGAGACGGCCATTCAAAGCGGCGATCCCGAAGAACAAAGAGCCAAGTTTGGCGAACTGATCGGGCTTTTGCAGAAGGCGTCAAAATAG
- a CDS encoding DUF305 domain-containing protein: protein MIGTSTVVMYGLMYLNTYALDHVFFSQTRMWMALYMGGMMAVIMLAFMLGMYSNRKANIAIFAGALLAFAAGLYFVRSQETVGDVAWMKAMIPHHSIAILTSERANISDPRVRALADAIIEAQRGEIAEMKRYIADIEANGDAAAGTVRTEP from the coding sequence ATGATCGGAACGTCGACCGTGGTGATGTACGGGCTGATGTATCTCAACACCTATGCGCTTGATCACGTCTTCTTTTCGCAGACGCGCATGTGGATGGCGTTGTATATGGGCGGGATGATGGCTGTGATCATGCTGGCCTTTATGCTTGGCATGTACTCTAATCGGAAAGCGAATATCGCGATCTTTGCAGGCGCACTCCTCGCTTTTGCGGCAGGGCTTTATTTCGTTCGGTCCCAAGAGACGGTCGGTGACGTGGCGTGGATGAAAGCGATGATTCCGCATCATTCCATCGCGATCCTGACAAGCGAACGTGCAAACATTTCCGATCCCCGCGTGCGCGCGTTGGCTGACGCGATCATCGAGGCGCAGCGCGGCGAGATTGCGGAAATGAAGCGATACATTGCAGATATCGAAGCCAACGGGGATGCCGCAGCAGGAACCGTCCGAACAGAACCCTGA
- a CDS encoding MauE/DoxX family redox-associated membrane protein, with protein MPKDTRDVADVTTDPAAAATGKTAVLYRMALPDHLCPSGQKARWLLDRHGYEVDDRLFRDRSEVDAFKVQHDVPTTPQIWIEGERVGGYQALREKLTGYDPKATTYKPVIYLFAVAAATALALSIGFLGTITWQTLGWFISVSMILLGMQKLRDIESFTTMFLNYDLLARKWVPYAYVYPWVETGAGVLMTGMLLTPLAAPAALFIATVGAISVFKAVYIDKRELKCACVGGGSNVPLGFVSLTENLMMMGMAIVMLVRIAG; from the coding sequence ATGCCAAAGGACACCCGCGATGTCGCAGATGTGACAACCGACCCCGCCGCCGCCGCGACCGGAAAAACAGCCGTTCTTTACCGCATGGCCCTGCCAGACCATTTGTGTCCGTCAGGGCAGAAGGCGCGTTGGCTTCTGGACCGTCACGGCTATGAAGTCGATGATCGTCTGTTCCGCGATCGGTCGGAAGTCGATGCATTCAAGGTACAGCACGATGTTCCGACAACACCGCAGATTTGGATCGAAGGTGAGCGGGTGGGCGGCTATCAGGCCCTGCGCGAAAAACTGACCGGCTACGACCCGAAGGCCACGACTTACAAACCGGTGATCTACCTCTTTGCCGTGGCCGCCGCGACAGCACTTGCGCTGTCGATCGGATTTCTCGGCACGATCACATGGCAAACGCTGGGCTGGTTTATTTCGGTCTCGATGATCCTGCTGGGGATGCAAAAGCTTCGCGACATCGAAAGCTTTACGACGATGTTCCTCAACTACGACTTGCTGGCACGTAAATGGGTGCCCTATGCCTATGTCTATCCTTGGGTCGAGACAGGGGCGGGCGTTCTGATGACCGGCATGTTGCTGACACCGCTTGCAGCCCCTGCGGCGCTTTTTATCGCCACGGTCGGCGCGATCAGCGTCTTCAAGGCAGTCTATATCGACAAACGAGAGTTGAAATGCGCCTGCGTCGGCGGCGGATCAAATGTCCCTCTCGGTTTCGTCAGTTTGACCGAAAACCTGATGATGATGGGGATGGCCATTGTGATGCTCGTGCGGATCGCAGGCTGA